From Bradyrhizobium symbiodeficiens, the proteins below share one genomic window:
- a CDS encoding alpha/beta fold hydrolase: protein MSSTRVIKANGIDLFIREAGRGPLVVLCHGWPELSYSWRHQIPALAEAGFHVVAPDMRGYGQSSAPPDAAAYSIFDTVGDVVGLVRALGETKAMVVGHDWGAPVAWHAALFRPDIFTAVAGLSVPPPFRGRGKPLDLLRQGGVTNFYWQYFQAPGVAEAELERDVDRTMRIVLGGRGLADPSAAMFVQEGKGFLGHATTDEPLPDWLGEVDLAYFTESFRKSGFRGGLNWYRNLDRNWELTAPWQDAQIRQPSLFIAGSKDAVITGLIGAKRVNELERVLPNLKRKLIIEGAGHWVQQERPDEVNAALVKFLKESAA, encoded by the coding sequence ATGTCTTCCACCCGCGTGATCAAGGCCAACGGCATCGATCTCTTCATCCGCGAAGCCGGCCGGGGTCCGCTGGTGGTGCTGTGCCATGGCTGGCCGGAGCTGTCCTATTCCTGGCGCCACCAGATCCCCGCGCTGGCCGAAGCCGGGTTTCATGTCGTCGCCCCCGACATGCGCGGCTATGGCCAGAGCTCGGCGCCGCCGGACGCCGCGGCATACTCGATCTTCGATACGGTCGGCGACGTCGTCGGCCTCGTGCGGGCGCTCGGTGAGACCAAGGCGATGGTGGTCGGCCATGATTGGGGCGCGCCGGTCGCCTGGCACGCGGCGCTGTTCCGGCCCGACATCTTCACGGCGGTGGCAGGCCTGAGCGTTCCGCCGCCGTTCCGCGGCCGCGGCAAGCCGCTCGACCTCTTGCGCCAGGGCGGCGTCACCAATTTCTACTGGCAGTACTTCCAGGCGCCCGGCGTCGCCGAGGCCGAGCTGGAACGCGACGTCGACCGCACCATGCGCATCGTGCTTGGGGGGCGCGGCCTCGCCGATCCCAGCGCCGCCATGTTCGTGCAGGAGGGCAAAGGCTTCCTCGGCCACGCCACCACCGATGAGCCGCTGCCCGACTGGCTCGGCGAAGTTGACCTCGCCTATTTCACCGAAAGCTTCCGCAAGTCCGGCTTTCGCGGCGGGCTGAACTGGTACCGCAACCTCGACCGCAATTGGGAGCTGACGGCGCCCTGGCAGGATGCGCAGATCCGTCAGCCCTCGCTGTTCATCGCCGGCTCCAAGGACGCCGTCATTACCGGCTTGATTGGCGCCAAGCGCGTCAACGAGCTCGAGCGCGTGCTGCCCAACCTGAAGCGAAAGCTGATCATCGAGGGCGCCGGCCACTGGGTCCAGCAGGAACGGCCCGACGAGGTGAATGCGGCGCTGGTGAAATTCTTGAAGGAGAGTGCGGCCTAA
- the tmk gene encoding dTMP kinase codes for MSERAGQRPSGRGRFITFEGGEGTGKSTQIKKLADRLKAAKLRIRVTREPGGSPGAEIMRHLVLSGMGRLLGPEAETLLFAAARDDHVRTVILPALNQGTWVLCDRFADSTRAYQGSLGQVPESLINAMQRVTIGDLKPDLTIVLDLPVEIGLQRAAARRGSATPDRFEGEKLGFHQGLREAYRKIAADDPARCVLIDANSDPDTVAGRVWTVLRDRLLPTPASVVSA; via the coding sequence ATGAGTGAGCGCGCGGGACAGCGGCCGTCCGGACGCGGACGCTTCATAACCTTTGAAGGCGGCGAGGGCACGGGCAAGTCGACCCAGATCAAGAAGCTCGCCGACCGCCTCAAGGCGGCAAAGCTGCGGATCCGCGTCACGCGGGAGCCGGGCGGCTCGCCGGGCGCCGAGATCATGCGTCATCTGGTGCTGTCGGGCATGGGCAGGCTGCTCGGCCCCGAGGCGGAGACGCTGCTGTTTGCCGCCGCGCGCGACGACCATGTCCGCACCGTGATCCTGCCCGCGCTCAACCAGGGCACCTGGGTGCTGTGCGACCGCTTCGCCGACTCGACACGGGCCTACCAGGGCAGCCTCGGCCAAGTGCCTGAGAGCCTGATCAACGCGATGCAGCGGGTCACGATCGGCGATCTCAAGCCGGACCTCACCATCGTCCTCGATTTGCCGGTCGAGATCGGCCTGCAGCGCGCCGCCGCGCGCCGCGGCAGCGCCACGCCCGACCGGTTCGAGGGCGAGAAGCTCGGTTTTCACCAGGGCTTGCGCGAGGCCTATCGCAAGATTGCCGCGGACGATCCCGCGCGCTGCGTGCTGATCGACGCCAATTCCGACCCTGACACGGTCGCAGGCCGGGTCTGGACGGTGCTGCGTGACCGTCTCCTTCCCACACCAGCCTCGGTGGTCTCCGCATGA
- a CDS encoding D-alanyl-D-alanine carboxypeptidase family protein produces MAFRLFSFRRTRFTAGAMARGIVAAAVAAGIGWGGALYAANQSVQGAKKTEDAGFDGDAPTAILIEASSGSVLFEKNADELRAPSSMMKLMTAEVVFNAIKKGDIKLTDEYRISENAWRRGGAPSGGSTMFAAINSKVSVDDLLHGAIIQSGNDACIALAEAMAGNEKIFASDFMTKRARELGMTKSTFGNSNGLPDPGNKMTVRELGVLARHIILDFPEFYKLFGEKEYTWNKIRQFNRNPLLNSMEGADGLKTGYTKEGGYGMVGSAVQNGTRLIVVVNGLEDHEDRATEAKKMLEWGFRNFETRTLIAAEQPVGYAKVFGGESRSVKLVAKTPVKVMVHKNGSDKLIARIVYSGPVRAPVEAGQQVGVVRVWRSGNIAVETPVYAAEAIGTGSTVRRAIDGASELVIGMFRAGAEKL; encoded by the coding sequence ATGGCATTTCGTCTTTTTTCGTTCCGTCGGACCCGGTTCACCGCCGGAGCGATGGCGCGCGGGATTGTCGCCGCCGCTGTGGCGGCGGGGATCGGCTGGGGCGGGGCTCTCTATGCGGCCAACCAGAGCGTCCAGGGTGCCAAGAAGACGGAGGATGCCGGCTTCGACGGCGATGCTCCGACCGCGATCCTGATCGAGGCCTCCAGCGGCAGCGTGCTGTTCGAGAAGAACGCCGACGAGCTGCGCGCGCCCTCCAGCATGATGAAGCTGATGACGGCCGAGGTCGTCTTCAATGCCATCAAGAAGGGCGACATCAAGCTGACCGACGAATACCGGATCAGCGAGAACGCCTGGCGCAGGGGCGGGGCGCCCTCGGGCGGCTCGACCATGTTCGCGGCCATCAACAGCAAGGTCTCGGTCGACGACCTCCTGCACGGCGCGATCATCCAGAGCGGCAACGACGCCTGCATCGCGCTCGCCGAAGCCATGGCCGGCAACGAGAAAATCTTCGCATCCGACTTCATGACCAAGCGCGCCCGCGAGCTCGGCATGACCAAGTCGACTTTCGGCAACTCCAATGGGCTGCCCGACCCCGGCAACAAGATGACGGTGCGCGAGCTCGGCGTGCTCGCCCGGCACATCATCCTGGACTTTCCGGAGTTCTACAAACTATTCGGCGAGAAGGAGTACACTTGGAACAAGATCCGCCAATTCAATCGCAATCCATTGCTCAATTCGATGGAAGGCGCAGACGGGCTGAAGACCGGCTACACCAAGGAAGGCGGCTACGGCATGGTCGGCTCGGCCGTGCAGAACGGCACGCGGCTGATCGTGGTCGTCAATGGTCTGGAAGACCACGAGGATCGCGCCACCGAAGCCAAAAAGATGCTGGAATGGGGTTTTCGCAACTTCGAGACCCGCACGCTGATCGCGGCCGAGCAGCCCGTCGGCTACGCCAAGGTGTTCGGCGGCGAGAGCCGCTCGGTTAAGCTCGTCGCCAAGACCCCGGTGAAGGTGATGGTGCACAAGAACGGCAGCGACAAGCTGATTGCGCGTATCGTCTATAGCGGCCCGGTGCGGGCGCCGGTCGAGGCCGGCCAGCAGGTCGGCGTGGTCCGGGTCTGGCGCAGCGGCAACATCGCGGTGGAGACGCCGGTCTATGCGGCCGAAGCCATCGGCACCGGCTCAACCGTGCGACGCGCGATCGACGGCGCCAGCGAGCTCGTGATCGGCATGTTCCGCGCAGGCGCCGAGAAGCTCTGA
- a CDS encoding DNA polymerase III subunit delta': MSPRQTERESAIPHPRETSKLFGHREAETALLAAYRSGRIPHAWLIGGPQGIGKATLAYRMARFVLAHSQPLAPAVQRAEDLAIDPEDAVARQVAAGSHGGLLTLERTANDRGVMRTVITVDETRETIGFFGSTAAAEGWRVCIVDTVDELNPNAANALLKILEEPPQQSLFLLVSHAPARVLATIQSRCRKLRLRSLATNDVIGAAAAAAELDPNDPALREAAEASEGSVARALTLLGGDALKLQQRTAAMLARLPQVDPRELHTLGDSLPTNDRVALGAFIDGIDRWIAERLHADDANANQNLPRLARLAEVWEKIVRAARDTETYNLERKPLVFSVFGWLADATR, translated from the coding sequence ATGAGCCCGCGTCAGACCGAACGTGAAAGCGCCATTCCGCATCCGCGCGAGACATCGAAGCTGTTCGGCCATCGCGAGGCCGAGACCGCGCTGCTGGCGGCCTATCGCAGCGGGCGGATTCCGCACGCCTGGCTGATCGGCGGTCCGCAGGGCATCGGCAAAGCGACGCTGGCCTATCGCATGGCGCGCTTCGTGCTCGCCCACAGCCAGCCGCTGGCGCCCGCCGTGCAGCGCGCCGAAGACCTCGCGATCGATCCTGAGGACGCCGTGGCGCGGCAGGTGGCGGCCGGCTCGCATGGCGGCCTGTTGACGCTGGAGCGTACCGCCAACGATCGCGGCGTGATGCGCACCGTGATCACCGTGGACGAGACGCGCGAGACCATCGGCTTCTTCGGCTCGACTGCCGCGGCCGAAGGCTGGCGCGTCTGCATCGTCGACACCGTCGACGAACTCAATCCGAACGCGGCCAACGCGCTTCTGAAGATTCTCGAGGAGCCGCCGCAGCAATCGCTGTTCCTTCTGGTGAGCCACGCCCCCGCGCGCGTACTCGCCACGATCCAGTCGCGCTGCCGCAAGCTGCGCCTGCGATCGCTCGCCACGAATGACGTGATCGGGGCGGCGGCGGCCGCAGCCGAGCTCGATCCGAACGATCCTGCGCTGCGTGAGGCCGCAGAGGCCTCCGAGGGCAGCGTTGCACGGGCGCTGACGCTGCTCGGCGGCGATGCTCTGAAGCTGCAGCAGCGCACGGCGGCGATGTTGGCGCGACTGCCGCAGGTCGATCCGCGCGAACTGCACACGCTCGGCGATTCGCTTCCCACCAACGACCGCGTCGCGCTCGGCGCCTTCATCGACGGCATCGACCGCTGGATCGCGGAGCGCCTGCATGCGGACGATGCCAATGCCAACCAGAACCTGCCGCGCCTTGCGCGCCTAGCCGAGGTATGGGAAAAGATCGTCCGCGCCGCGCGCGACACCGAAACCTACAATCTGGAGCGCAAGCCCTTGGTTTTCTCGGTGTTCGGCTGGCTGGCGGACGCGACGCGCTGA
- a CDS encoding septal ring lytic transglycosylase RlpA family protein, whose protein sequence is MGIRRSDSVLRAARGVAAVATCLALANCASSNKFASRVDPKYGVSSSPRVVAFGEPVPKGGGTYRVGKPYVVGGKTYVPEEDVNYRAEGMASWYGDDFHGRLTANGEVFDMTSLTAAHPTLPMPSYARVTNISNGKSLIVRVNDRGPYHGNRLIDVSNKAAELLEFKGNGVARVRVEYVGRAPLEGSDDRQLLATLRTGVPAPSPSMVRVASAKPFVPELPGSSRGAIRGDVPMPEGRPYNLGTTSADMASLNATSEMSASSRSRGRAVHNARAVSYEEDRRYAAESAPVSADGAAEARSILSGRGLY, encoded by the coding sequence GCCAATTGCGCCTCGTCCAACAAGTTCGCCAGCCGCGTCGATCCGAAATACGGCGTGTCCTCGAGCCCCCGGGTCGTGGCTTTCGGGGAGCCGGTCCCGAAGGGCGGCGGCACCTACCGCGTCGGCAAGCCCTACGTCGTGGGGGGCAAGACTTACGTTCCGGAGGAGGACGTCAATTACCGCGCCGAGGGCATGGCGTCGTGGTACGGCGACGACTTCCACGGCCGCCTGACCGCCAATGGCGAAGTGTTCGACATGACCTCGCTGACCGCGGCGCATCCGACCCTGCCGATGCCGTCCTATGCGCGGGTGACCAATATCTCGAACGGCAAGTCGCTGATCGTGCGCGTCAACGACCGCGGCCCCTATCACGGCAATCGCCTCATCGATGTCTCGAACAAGGCCGCCGAACTGCTTGAATTCAAAGGCAATGGCGTCGCCAGGGTGCGCGTCGAATATGTCGGCCGGGCGCCGCTCGAAGGCTCCGACGACCGCCAGCTCCTGGCGACCCTGCGCACCGGCGTTCCGGCGCCGTCGCCCTCGATGGTCCGGGTCGCCTCGGCGAAGCCGTTCGTGCCGGAATTGCCGGGATCGAGCCGCGGTGCCATTCGCGGCGACGTGCCGATGCCGGAGGGACGGCCGTATAATCTCGGCACGACTTCCGCCGACATGGCTTCGCTCAATGCGACCTCGGAAATGTCGGCCTCGAGCCGCAGCCGGGGCCGGGCGGTCCACAACGCCCGCGCCGTGTCCTATGAGGAAGACCGCCGCTACGCCGCGGAGAGCGCTCCCGTGTCGGCCGACGGCGCTGCCGAGGCCCGCAGCATCCTGAGCGGCCGCGGGCTCTATTAG